A genomic segment from Vicugna pacos chromosome 17, VicPac4, whole genome shotgun sequence encodes:
- the ISY1 gene encoding pre-mRNA-splicing factor ISY1 homolog isoform X2 — translation MARNAEKAMTALARFRQAQLEEGKVKERRPFLASECTELPKAEKWRRQIIGEISKKVAQIQNAGLGEFRIRDLNDEINKLLREKGHWEVRIKELGGPDYGKVGPKMLDHEGKEVPGNRGYKYFGAAKDLPGVRELFEKEPLPPPRKTRAELMKAIDFEYYGYLDEDDGVIVPLEQEYEKKLRAQLVEKWRAGREARLARGEEEEEEEEEEVNIYAVTEEESDEEGSQEKGGEDGQQKFIAHVPVPSQQEIEEALVRRKKMELLQKYASETLQAQSEEAKRLLGY, via the exons GACGGCCTTAGCAAGATTTCGCCAGGCTCAGCTGGAAGAAGGAAAAGTCAAG GAGCGAAGACCCTTCCTTGCCTCAGAGTGTACTGAGCTCCCCAAAGCTGAGAAATGGAGGCGACAG atCATTGGCGAGATCTCTAAAAAAGTGGCTCAAATTCAGAATG CCGGTTTAGGTGAATTCCGGATTCGTGACCTGAATGATGAAATTAACAAGCTGCTGAGAGAGAAGGGACACTGGGAGGTCCGGATCAAGGAGCTGGGCGGTCCCGATTATGGG AAAGTTGGCCCTAAAATGCTGGATCATGAAGGGAAGGAAGTCCCAGGAAACCGAGGTTACAAGTACTTTGGAGCTGCGAAAGACTTGCCTGGTGTTAGAGAGCTGTTTGAAAAAGAGC CTCTTCCTCCTCCAAGAAAGACACGTGCTGAGCTCATGAAGGCGATCGATTTTGAATACTACGGTTACCTGGATGAAGATGATGGTGTCATCGTGCCCTTGGAACAGGAATATGAAAAGAAAC TCAGAGCCCAGCTAGTGGAGAAGTGGAGAGCAGGGAGAGAGGCCCGGCTGgcgagaggggaggaggaggaggaggaggaggaggaggaggtcaaCATCTACGCCGTCACCGAGGAGGAG TCTGACGAGGAGGGCAGCCAGGAGAAAGGCGGGGAGGACGGGCAGCAGAAGTTCATCGCTCACGTCCCGGTGCCTTCGCAGCAGGAG ATTGAGGAGGCGCTCGTGCGGAGGAAGAAGATGGAGCTCTTGCAGAAGTACGCGAGCGAGACCCTGCAGGCCCAGAGCGAGGAGGCCAAACGCCTGCTGGGGTATTAG
- the ISY1 gene encoding pre-mRNA-splicing factor ISY1 homolog isoform X3 → MARNAEKAMTALARFRQAQLEEGKVKERRPFLASECTELPKAEKWRRQIIGEISKKVAQIQNAGLGEFRIRDLNDEINKLLREKGHWEVRIKELGGPDYGKVGPKMLDHEGKEVPGNRGYKYFGAAKDLPGVRELFEKELRAQLVEKWRAGREARLARGEEEEEEEEEEVNIYAVTEEERLTGSCRGVTERSCVLPQRPSAATSQFQDSIRTGKWTFCQSVWGSVSLPYMQIFAATFAVKIPSFSAAAPPANSHLCPISVILSF, encoded by the exons GACGGCCTTAGCAAGATTTCGCCAGGCTCAGCTGGAAGAAGGAAAAGTCAAG GAGCGAAGACCCTTCCTTGCCTCAGAGTGTACTGAGCTCCCCAAAGCTGAGAAATGGAGGCGACAG atCATTGGCGAGATCTCTAAAAAAGTGGCTCAAATTCAGAATG CCGGTTTAGGTGAATTCCGGATTCGTGACCTGAATGATGAAATTAACAAGCTGCTGAGAGAGAAGGGACACTGGGAGGTCCGGATCAAGGAGCTGGGCGGTCCCGATTATGGG AAAGTTGGCCCTAAAATGCTGGATCATGAAGGGAAGGAAGTCCCAGGAAACCGAGGTTACAAGTACTTTGGAGCTGCGAAAGACTTGCCTGGTGTTAGAGAGCTGTTTGAAAAAGAGC TCAGAGCCCAGCTAGTGGAGAAGTGGAGAGCAGGGAGAGAGGCCCGGCTGgcgagaggggaggaggaggaggaggaggaggaggaggaggtcaaCATCTACGCCGTCACCGAGGAGGAG agACTTACAGGAAGTTGCAGAGGTGTTACAGAGAGGTCCTGTGTCCTCCCCCAGCGTCCTTCAGCGGCTACATCTCAGTTCCAGGACAGCATCAGAACTGGGAAATGGACTTTCTGTCAGAGCGTGTGGGGCTCTGTGTCTTTACCCTACATGCAAATTTTTGCAGCCACCTTCGCTGTCAAGATACCGTCCTTCTCTGCAGCTGCCCCCCCCGCTAACTCTCATCTCTGCCCCATCTCTGTAATTTTGTCGTTTTGA
- the ISY1 gene encoding pre-mRNA-splicing factor ISY1 homolog isoform X4: MARNAEKAMTALARFRQAQLEEGKVKERRPFLASECTELPKAEKWRRQIIGEISKKVAQIQNAGLGEFRIRDLNDEINKLLREKGHWEVRIKELGGPDYGKVGPKMLDHEGKEVPGNRGYKYFGAAKDLPGVRELFEKELRAQLVEKWRAGREARLARGEEEEEEEEEEVNIYAVTEEESDEEGSQEKGGEDGQQKFIAHVPVPSQQEIEEALVRRKKMELLQKYASETLQAQSEEAKRLLGY; the protein is encoded by the exons GACGGCCTTAGCAAGATTTCGCCAGGCTCAGCTGGAAGAAGGAAAAGTCAAG GAGCGAAGACCCTTCCTTGCCTCAGAGTGTACTGAGCTCCCCAAAGCTGAGAAATGGAGGCGACAG atCATTGGCGAGATCTCTAAAAAAGTGGCTCAAATTCAGAATG CCGGTTTAGGTGAATTCCGGATTCGTGACCTGAATGATGAAATTAACAAGCTGCTGAGAGAGAAGGGACACTGGGAGGTCCGGATCAAGGAGCTGGGCGGTCCCGATTATGGG AAAGTTGGCCCTAAAATGCTGGATCATGAAGGGAAGGAAGTCCCAGGAAACCGAGGTTACAAGTACTTTGGAGCTGCGAAAGACTTGCCTGGTGTTAGAGAGCTGTTTGAAAAAGAGC TCAGAGCCCAGCTAGTGGAGAAGTGGAGAGCAGGGAGAGAGGCCCGGCTGgcgagaggggaggaggaggaggaggaggaggaggaggaggtcaaCATCTACGCCGTCACCGAGGAGGAG TCTGACGAGGAGGGCAGCCAGGAGAAAGGCGGGGAGGACGGGCAGCAGAAGTTCATCGCTCACGTCCCGGTGCCTTCGCAGCAGGAG ATTGAGGAGGCGCTCGTGCGGAGGAAGAAGATGGAGCTCTTGCAGAAGTACGCGAGCGAGACCCTGCAGGCCCAGAGCGAGGAGGCCAAACGCCTGCTGGGGTATTAG
- the ISY1 gene encoding pre-mRNA-splicing factor ISY1 homolog isoform X1 — MARNAEKAMTALARFRQAQLEEGKVKERRPFLASECTELPKAEKWRRQIIGEISKKVAQIQNAGLGEFRIRDLNDEINKLLREKGHWEVRIKELGGPDYGKVGPKMLDHEGKEVPGNRGYKYFGAAKDLPGVRELFEKEPLPPPRKTRAELMKAIDFEYYGYLDEDDGVIVPLEQEYEKKLRAQLVEKWRAGREARLARGEEEEEEEEEEVNIYAVTEEERLTGSCRGVTERSCVLPQRPSAATSQFQDSIRTGKWTFCQSVWGSVSLPYMQIFAATFAVKIPSFSAAAPPANSHLCPISVILSF; from the exons GACGGCCTTAGCAAGATTTCGCCAGGCTCAGCTGGAAGAAGGAAAAGTCAAG GAGCGAAGACCCTTCCTTGCCTCAGAGTGTACTGAGCTCCCCAAAGCTGAGAAATGGAGGCGACAG atCATTGGCGAGATCTCTAAAAAAGTGGCTCAAATTCAGAATG CCGGTTTAGGTGAATTCCGGATTCGTGACCTGAATGATGAAATTAACAAGCTGCTGAGAGAGAAGGGACACTGGGAGGTCCGGATCAAGGAGCTGGGCGGTCCCGATTATGGG AAAGTTGGCCCTAAAATGCTGGATCATGAAGGGAAGGAAGTCCCAGGAAACCGAGGTTACAAGTACTTTGGAGCTGCGAAAGACTTGCCTGGTGTTAGAGAGCTGTTTGAAAAAGAGC CTCTTCCTCCTCCAAGAAAGACACGTGCTGAGCTCATGAAGGCGATCGATTTTGAATACTACGGTTACCTGGATGAAGATGATGGTGTCATCGTGCCCTTGGAACAGGAATATGAAAAGAAAC TCAGAGCCCAGCTAGTGGAGAAGTGGAGAGCAGGGAGAGAGGCCCGGCTGgcgagaggggaggaggaggaggaggaggaggaggaggaggtcaaCATCTACGCCGTCACCGAGGAGGAG agACTTACAGGAAGTTGCAGAGGTGTTACAGAGAGGTCCTGTGTCCTCCCCCAGCGTCCTTCAGCGGCTACATCTCAGTTCCAGGACAGCATCAGAACTGGGAAATGGACTTTCTGTCAGAGCGTGTGGGGCTCTGTGTCTTTACCCTACATGCAAATTTTTGCAGCCACCTTCGCTGTCAAGATACCGTCCTTCTCTGCAGCTGCCCCCCCCGCTAACTCTCATCTCTGCCCCATCTCTGTAATTTTGTCGTTTTGA
- the RAB43 gene encoding ras-related protein Rab-43 — MAGPGPGDPDEQYDFLFKLVLVGDASVGKTCVVQRFKTGTFSERQGSTIGVDFTMKTLEIQGQRVKLQIWDTAGQERFRTITQSYYRSANGAILAYDITKKSSFLSVPHWIEDVRKYAGSNIVQLLIGNKSDLSELREVPLAEAQSLAEHYDILCAIETSAKDSSNVEEAFVRVATELVMRHGGPLLSEKGTDHIQLDSKDVGESWGCGC; from the exons ATGGCGGGGCCGGGCCCGGGGGACCCGGACGAGCAGTACGATTTCCTGTTCAAGCTGGTGCTGGTGGGCGACGCTAGCGTGGGCAAGACGTGCGTGGTGCAGCGCTTCAAGACCGGCACCTTCTCGGAGCGCCAGGGCAGCACCATCGGCGTGGACTTCACCATGAAGACGCTGGAGATCCAGGGCCAGCGGGTCAAG CTGCAGATCTGGGACACGGCCGGCCAGGAGCGCTTCCGCACCATCACCCAGAGCTACTACCGCAGCGCCAATGGGGCCATCCTAGCCTACGACATCACCAAGAAGAGCTCCTTCCTGTCGGTGCCGCACTGGATCGAGGACGTGAGGAAGTACGCGGGCTCCAACATCGTGCAGCTGCTGATCG GGAACAAGTCGGACCTGAGCGAGCTCCGGGAGGTCCCGCTGGCCGAGGCGCAGAGCCTGGCTGAGCACTATGACATCCTGTGCGCCATCGAGACGTCGGCCAAGGACTCAAGCAACGTGGAGGAGGCCTTCGTGAGggtggccacagagctggtcATGAGGCACGGGGGCCCTCTGCTCAGTGAGAAGGGCACCGACCACATCCAGCTGGACAGCAAGGACGTCGGGGAGAGCTGGGGCTGCGGGTGCTGA